In one window of Thalassotalea agarivorans DNA:
- the mrdA gene encoding penicillin-binding protein 2: MKRSKRVAIRNHTAEANLFARRTFIAFIGVIGLLLLLFSNVFHLEVTSFEKYQTQSNSNRIKLLPVAPNRGLIYDRNGVLLAENIPIYSLEVIPEQVEDLEQTVKDVSALLGIIEERGDKLIQAAKRKRRFKPIELHPRLSDEQVALFSVNQHKFPGVFIDARLKRYYPFADLTTHTVGYVARINRRDTIKLEEQGVSENYAATRNIGKLGLERFYEDMLHGTAGHQEVEVNNQGRILRTLDYTPPIAGKDITLTLDIELQMVAKRALAGKRGAIVAIDPRSGDVLAMYSNPSYDANLFVHGISSNNYKKLLNDRNLPLINRTVQGYPPASTVKPFIALLGLEERLITPATKIWDDGTYHLEGTEARYRDWKAWGHGWVNLTKAIEQSCNIYFYDLAYKLGITKISEFSTLFGFGEYTGIDIHEENRAIMPSVQWKRARYNQPWYTGETISIGIGQSFWTVTPLQLAQALANLVNKGEIKVPHLLKSYKEQIADEETETMQWVDTAFETEQRPPIVLDNEKHWDYVLDAMHNTVQKPGATGHAAFIGTRYDAAGKTGSAQVASLGQDEEYDAENTAENKRDNAMFIAFAPYEAPEIVVAVAIENVAKGGGATNAAPVARQIMDQYFGDREIVSQNKAVHPLHRKTYKPSKQPRTRG, translated from the coding sequence GTGAAAAGAAGTAAACGCGTCGCCATACGAAATCATACCGCTGAAGCAAATTTGTTCGCTCGTCGCACATTTATTGCCTTTATTGGCGTGATTGGTTTATTGCTTTTACTTTTTAGTAATGTGTTTCACTTAGAAGTTACCTCGTTTGAAAAATACCAAACCCAGTCGAACAGTAACCGAATCAAGCTCTTACCTGTGGCGCCAAATAGGGGCCTTATATACGACCGTAACGGCGTTTTATTAGCAGAAAATATTCCTATTTACAGCTTGGAAGTTATTCCTGAGCAAGTAGAAGACTTAGAGCAAACCGTTAAAGACGTGAGCGCCCTACTTGGCATTATTGAAGAGCGCGGCGACAAGCTAATTCAAGCGGCTAAACGCAAACGTCGATTTAAACCGATTGAATTGCATCCAAGGCTTAGCGACGAGCAAGTGGCACTGTTTTCGGTAAATCAGCACAAGTTTCCAGGGGTATTTATTGATGCCCGTTTAAAACGCTATTATCCGTTTGCTGATTTAACAACGCATACCGTTGGCTATGTTGCGCGTATTAATCGCCGCGACACCATTAAGTTGGAAGAGCAAGGCGTTAGCGAGAACTATGCCGCTACTCGTAATATCGGCAAACTAGGGCTAGAACGTTTTTATGAAGACATGCTGCACGGCACCGCTGGCCACCAAGAAGTTGAGGTAAACAACCAAGGCCGCATCCTAAGAACGTTAGATTATACGCCGCCCATCGCCGGTAAAGATATTACCCTTACATTAGACATTGAATTACAAATGGTAGCTAAACGTGCCTTGGCAGGAAAGCGTGGCGCCATTGTTGCTATCGACCCCCGTAGTGGCGACGTGCTAGCGATGTACTCTAACCCAAGCTACGACGCTAACTTGTTTGTGCATGGCATTAGTAGTAACAATTATAAAAAGCTGCTTAACGACAGAAACCTACCGCTGATCAATCGAACTGTACAGGGTTATCCGCCCGCTTCAACCGTAAAACCCTTTATTGCCCTTTTAGGATTAGAAGAACGCCTGATTACACCAGCGACCAAAATCTGGGATGACGGCACTTATCATTTAGAAGGCACCGAAGCGCGCTATCGTGACTGGAAAGCTTGGGGTCATGGTTGGGTCAATTTAACCAAGGCAATTGAACAGTCGTGTAATATTTACTTTTACGATTTGGCTTACAAGCTCGGTATTACCAAAATTAGTGAGTTTTCTACCCTATTTGGTTTTGGCGAGTATACCGGTATAGACATTCATGAAGAAAACCGCGCCATCATGCCGAGCGTGCAATGGAAGCGAGCGCGCTATAACCAACCATGGTATACCGGTGAAACCATTTCGATTGGTATCGGTCAAAGTTTTTGGACGGTCACGCCGCTGCAGTTAGCACAGGCGTTAGCTAACTTGGTTAACAAAGGCGAAATCAAAGTACCGCATCTGCTGAAAAGCTATAAAGAACAAATAGCGGATGAAGAAACAGAAACCATGCAGTGGGTTGATACGGCATTTGAAACAGAGCAACGCCCACCGATTGTTTTAGACAATGAAAAGCACTGGGACTATGTACTCGACGCAATGCACAACACAGTACAAAAGCCGGGAGCAACAGGGCATGCGGCGTTTATTGGCACTCGATATGACGCGGCAGGTAAAACCGGCTCTGCGCAGGTTGCTAGCCTTGGCCAAGACGAAGAATACGACGCGGAAAATACTGCAGAAAACAAACGAGATAACGCTATGTTTATCGCCTTTGCACCATACGAGGCGCCAGAAATTGTGGTTGCCGTTGCCATAGAAAACGTGGCAAAAGGTGGTGGTGCAACGAACGCGGCGCCAGTGGCCAGACAAATTATGGACCAGTACTTTGGCGACAGAGAAATTGTATCTCAAAATAAAGCCGTGCACCCGCTGCATAGAAAAACCTATAAACCAAGCAAACAACCTAGGACAAGAGGATAG
- the rlmH gene encoding 23S rRNA (pseudouridine(1915)-N(3))-methyltransferase RlmH has protein sequence MKLTLYAVGNKMPQWITQGFEEYSRRFPRDLSFHLVEITPGKRGKNADIARILEKEGQAMLAAIPKGSRIVTLEVEGKPWTTPQLATQLEKWQNDGRDVALLVGGPEGLAPACIQASEQKWSLSPLTLPHPMVRVFVAESLYRAWSINNNHPYHRE, from the coding sequence ATGAAGTTAACACTGTACGCGGTGGGCAATAAAATGCCGCAGTGGATTACCCAAGGGTTTGAAGAATATAGCCGCCGATTTCCGCGAGATCTTTCCTTTCATCTTGTCGAAATTACACCAGGCAAGCGCGGTAAAAACGCCGATATAGCGCGCATTTTGGAAAAAGAGGGTCAAGCTATGTTGGCCGCGATTCCCAAAGGCTCCCGCATTGTTACTTTAGAAGTTGAAGGTAAACCTTGGACCACACCGCAACTAGCAACTCAATTAGAAAAGTGGCAAAACGACGGACGAGACGTTGCCCTGCTTGTTGGCGGGCCAGAAGGTTTAGCACCAGCCTGCATTCAAGCGTCTGAGCAAAAATGGTCGCTGTCTCCACTCACCCTGCCACATCCAATGGTTAGAGTGTTTGTCGCGGAAAGCTTGTACCGCGCTTGGAGCATTAACAACAACCACCCTTATCACAGAGAGTAA
- the rsfS gene encoding ribosome silencing factor: MSSDALASFVVEKIEDIKGRDIETLNMQGKAEFADYMVVCSGNSNRHVKSVAQAVVVECRAQGVEPLGVEGNDIGEWSLVDLGSVVVHIMTDEMRDRYQLEQLWS; encoded by the coding sequence ATGTCATCAGACGCACTAGCATCATTTGTCGTAGAAAAAATCGAGGATATAAAAGGCCGCGATATAGAAACATTAAACATGCAAGGCAAAGCCGAATTTGCCGACTATATGGTGGTATGTTCAGGTAATTCAAATCGTCACGTTAAGTCTGTAGCCCAAGCGGTAGTAGTAGAGTGTAGAGCACAAGGGGTAGAACCTTTAGGTGTAGAAGGTAACGATATTGGTGAATGGTCTCTTGTTGATTTAGGTAGCGTCGTGGTACATATCATGACCGACGAAATGCGCGATCGATATCAATTAGAGCAACTCTGGAGCTAA
- the nadD gene encoding nicotinate-nucleotide adenylyltransferase, with protein sequence MSHNNNSAIALLGGTFDPVHNGHIAMANHVADFLGLDKVSLMPAFIPPHKNSTKTSVEHRVAMLELAIKQQPRLNLDLRELSRNAPSFTVDTLKELKQAQPDRVIYFLIGMDSLLSFNTWKNYEQILTLCHLVVTTRPGFDPNKANDTVKAIIANAKATEYAQAGQIIFTPPFAADMSSTELRQAIVQGTDNSNEIPLPKAVLSYIKQHQLYQA encoded by the coding sequence ATGTCGCACAATAACAACAGTGCTATCGCCCTATTAGGTGGCACCTTTGATCCCGTGCACAATGGGCATATTGCGATGGCTAATCATGTCGCAGATTTCCTTGGGCTAGACAAGGTTTCCCTGATGCCCGCATTTATTCCGCCGCACAAAAACAGCACAAAAACGTCGGTAGAACATCGCGTTGCTATGCTTGAGCTTGCCATAAAACAGCAGCCTAGATTAAATTTGGACTTACGCGAGCTATCACGTAATGCGCCATCCTTTACAGTGGATACACTAAAAGAGCTAAAGCAAGCGCAGCCTGACCGAGTTATTTATTTCTTGATTGGTATGGACTCTTTGTTAAGTTTTAACACATGGAAAAACTACGAGCAGATACTAACCCTTTGCCATCTTGTGGTAACAACCAGGCCGGGGTTCGATCCAAACAAAGCAAACGATACCGTAAAGGCAATTATTGCCAACGCTAAAGCCACTGAATACGCGCAAGCAGGTCAAATCATTTTTACGCCACCTTTTGCCGCCGATATGTCATCAACCGAGCTTAGACAAGCTATTGTACAAGGCACAGATAATAGCAACGAAATACCCCTGCCCAAAGCCGTATTAAGCTACATTAAACAGCATCAATTGTATCAAGCATAG
- the holA gene encoding DNA polymerase III subunit delta, whose amino-acid sequence MARIYHNQLQQQLNKPLAPFWLIFGDEPWQKLDALNQIKQLAPIQGFEEVINFSADDGFDWQELRQEYQAMSLFAQRKVIVLSLHSSKLNEQASNHLIAISEDISPDIVLIIHGPRLDAQAQKRKWFKALSAEAIFLPVYDIDGKHLINWVNQRAHFHQLRLAGNVPQLLAQLFEGNLPSLDQELAKLAISYQGQTITQEIAESIVTKQAKFNPFQLTDTLLQGDVAKCADMLNSMKHEGVAAGQLIWTLHKECSQLYAMKAALQQGSDVNQVLSDHKVWKNKTALYQKALQSISMDNLNEVLKRIAQVDFTLKSASEFDPFVLLTDLCVALYHGETLQHYSLDYVAQ is encoded by the coding sequence ATTTACCATAATCAACTTCAACAGCAGCTCAACAAGCCGTTGGCACCGTTTTGGTTGATTTTTGGTGATGAACCTTGGCAAAAACTCGACGCGCTCAATCAAATTAAACAACTTGCTCCCATCCAAGGGTTTGAGGAAGTTATTAACTTTAGTGCAGACGATGGGTTTGATTGGCAGGAGCTGAGACAAGAATATCAAGCGATGAGCTTGTTCGCGCAGCGCAAAGTCATAGTGCTGTCGTTGCACTCTTCAAAACTTAATGAACAAGCCAGTAATCACCTTATAGCGATAAGCGAAGACATATCCCCTGATATCGTTCTGATTATCCATGGGCCTCGTTTAGACGCACAAGCACAAAAGCGAAAGTGGTTTAAGGCCTTGTCTGCAGAGGCTATTTTTCTACCTGTTTACGACATTGACGGCAAACACCTTATTAACTGGGTTAATCAGCGTGCTCATTTTCATCAGCTACGCTTAGCTGGCAATGTGCCTCAGTTACTAGCACAGTTATTCGAAGGTAACCTACCGTCACTCGATCAAGAATTAGCAAAACTTGCTATTAGCTATCAAGGGCAAACCATTACCCAAGAGATCGCTGAATCTATCGTAACTAAGCAAGCAAAATTCAACCCGTTTCAACTAACCGATACACTTCTGCAAGGCGATGTCGCTAAATGCGCCGACATGCTTAACAGCATGAAACATGAAGGGGTAGCAGCGGGACAATTGATTTGGACCTTGCACAAAGAGTGTTCACAGCTCTATGCCATGAAAGCGGCATTGCAACAAGGCAGTGATGTTAACCAAGTATTAAGCGATCATAAAGTGTGGAAAAACAAAACAGCACTTTATCAAAAAGCCCTGCAAAGCATTTCCATGGACAACCTTAATGAAGTGCTTAAACGCATTGCGCAAGTCGATTTTACCTTAAAAAGTGCCAGTGAATTTGACCCGTTTGTGTTGCTTACCGACCTATGTGTCGCCTTGTACCATGGTGAAACTTTACAGCACTATTCATTAGATTATGTCGCACAATAA